A DNA window from Vigna unguiculata cultivar IT97K-499-35 chromosome 10, ASM411807v1, whole genome shotgun sequence contains the following coding sequences:
- the LOC114166495 gene encoding probable protein phosphatase 2C 4, which translates to MGNHVVKGCLCSAGAGDISRRYHHSNANPFGNSICYVRPPDLFSTDNVTTITTFRSVSGASVSANSSTPPSTTFDSLHHSATNSPVVLDSSASFESSPSFTSMPLQQQHASCRDGSFGGSCNPVWCSPMERGFSSGPVVLGALMNERDLKKKLRRRFSHDNGFAFEDKSKKQSVRKILKRVISGSFVKRVVSIGGYKKKKENDIVKVDGDDDGGGGDDDKNSDDHPSLDDNDDDHHHPYLSDDNEKFNVVGSCCSDFKNQDFMASVTVADRELMGCENLEWAEGRAGEDRVHIVISEEHGWVFVGIYDGFNGPDATDYLLDNLFHSVHDELKGMLCGDTSEKVLLGLVNGSGRSSKIRNTVVKGCCSSMLDNWDSLNCWKKLELSVKGASSFGHSDALVGLSEALRKTEDAFLKKVDEVIGNNPVLTMMGSCVLVMLMKGEDVYLMNVGDSRAILADHSVNSLQLTMEHSTLVKEEVDRIMKEHPDDPCAITKGRVKGYLNVTRAFGAGFLKEPKQNNAVLESLKVNYIGESPYIVCSPSLYHHRLRPSDRFLILCSDGLQQYFTNEEAVAIVDSFITSSPDTDPAQLLINEALFRAAKKAGMDFHELLNIPHGERRLYHDDISIVIISFKGKIWRSSL; encoded by the exons ATGGGCAACCACGTCGTAAAAGGGTGCCTCTGCTCCGCCGGCGCCGGAGATATCTCCCGCCGGTACCACCATAGCAATGCCAACCCCTTCGGAAACTCAATATGTTACGTTCGACCGCCGGACCTTTTCTCCACCGATAACGTCACTACGATCACAACCTTCCGATCAGTTTCCGGCGCTTCCGTCAGCGCTAACTCCTCCACCCCGCCTTCCACCACCTTCGATTCTCTCCACCACAGCGCAACCAATTCCCCCGTCGTGTTGGACTCCTCGGCGTCGTTTGAGAGCTCCCCATCGTTCACGTCGATGCCTCTGCAGCAACAACACGCTTCGTGTCGTGATGGATCCTTTGGGGGAAGCTGCAACCCCGTTTGGTGCAGCCCAATGGAGAGAGGGTTCTCTTCGGGCCCCGTGGTGCTTGGCGCTTTGATGAATGAAAGAGATTTGAAGAAGAAGCTGCGGAGAAGATTCTCTCATGACAATGGGTTTGCGTTTGAGGACAAAAGTAAGAAGCAAAGCGTGAGGAAGATTCTCAAGAGGGTGATTTCTGGGTCCTTTGTTAAAAGGGTGGTTTCCATTGGAGGgtacaagaaaaagaaagaaaatgacatTGTTAAAGTTGACGGCGATGATgacggtggtggtggtgacgaTGATAAGAATTCTGATGATCATCCTTCTTTagatgataatgatgatgatcatCATCATCCTTATTTGAGTGATGATAACGAGAAGTTTAACGTTGTTGGAAGTTGTTGCAGTGACTTTAAAAATCAAGACTTTATGGCGTCGGTTACGGTTGCAGACCGTGAATTGATGGGATGTGAGAATCTAGAATGGGCTGAAGGGAGAGCAGGTGAGGATCGTGTGCATATTGTGATTTCTGAGGAGCATGGGTGGGTTTTTGTAGGAATTTATGATGGGTTCAATGGTCCTGATGCTACTGATTATCTTCTTGATAATCTTTTCCATTCTGTGCATGATGAGCTCAAGGGCATGCTATGTGGCGACACGTCGGAGAAAGTGTTGTTAGGTTTGGTTAATGGTAGTGGTAGGTCCTCCAAAATAAGGAACACAGTGGTCAAAGGTTGTTGTTCTTCGATGTTGGATAACTGGGATTCTTTGAATTGTTGGAAGAAATTGGAGTTAAGCGTGAAAGGGGCATCAAGTTTTGGGCATTCAGATGCGTTGGTTGGTCTTTCTGAGGCGTTGAGGAAGACGGAGGATGCGTTTCTGAAGAAAGTTGATGAAGTGATTGGTAATAATCCTGTGTTGACTATGATGGGGTCTTGTGTTTTGGTGATGCTGATGAAGGGAGAAGATGTTTACTTGATGAATGTGGGAGACAGTCGTGCAATATTGGCTGATCACAGTGTTAATTCTCTTCAGCTCACCATGGAGCACAGTACCCTTGTCAAAGAG GAGGTTGACAGAATCATGAAGGAGCACCCAGATGACCCTTGTGCAATTACTAAAGGAAGGGTGAAAGGTTACTTAAATGTTACAAGAGCTTTTGGTGCTGGCTTCCTGAAGGAG CCTAAACAGAATAATGCAGTATTAGAGAGTCTGAAAGTTAACTACATAGGGGAATCCCCATACATCGTATGTTCTCCTTCACTTTACCACCACAGGCTGAGGCCAAGTGACAGATTCTTGATATTGTGTTCTGATGGACTCCAACAATACTTCACAAACGAAGAAGCAGTTGCCATAGTGGACTCGTTCATCACTTCCTCTCCAGATACAGATCCTGCACAACTCCTTATAAATGAAGCACTATTTCGGGCAGCCAAAAAAGCTG